The genomic segment AATACTTCCCATTTATTATTGTTCCTATTGAAGAAACTCTAAACGGCTGGTCTCTTAAAGATCATTTGTTTCGTCTACTTTCCTTTGAAAGGAAGATTCAACTGGTTCACCAATTTGGAATCTGTGGTCGATTACAAAAGCTTCGTGCCGACAAACAAAAAGTACGACCGCTAACATTCTTACTTACGGTAGTAAGGAAAAGGACTTTATCATGACACCAAACATCAAAATCATCTAAAACATCATTCATTAATTCTACAATAAAGATACCCTATACACATAAATGAACGCGCAACTCTTGTTTATAGGTAATCGTGTCCAACATAAATACGTTCACACTTACATGCTCCCGCCAACATCAACGGCATAGTTTCAAACACCATGTACAACCCGAGGTGGCTGGTGGAGGCTGCCGCGAAGTCTATCAGTTGTATGAGTATGGCCGCCACTGTTGTTGTAATAGCGAAGTAGTAGTACGCTTTGACGTATTCCATTAGTTTCTGGaacaattaagaatattaacTCATAGTTAAATGTTAACGAAGACCATCTGTAATTCTGGAGACTCCCAATGTTCGTATCAGTAACGTACTAAATAGGAAAAAGCCTCAATTTGGCTTGATACGCCACCGCGTATCTAAAACACAACCCTTGAAACCCTCATTTTGTGCCGGGGGCTGTTATTTCGCtgtaaattctatttttttaaaacagaactTTTTGATTTCCTGTCTATCCAAATGAACACCGAAAGTTTGACGAATTGACATTTACAAATTCTTTGCAGTTCTCACTGCCAAGTTCACAGTGAAGTAAATTGGTTCATTACAACGCTTCGTGACACTTATCATTTGCAATTGTTCCACATTATCAATTTACGTTCCGTGCTTTGACGTCACCGACTGTAGTAGAACTAGTAGACGCTCAAAGTTCTTTATACATCGTCTGATATGTATACGAGATCCTTACATACTAACTAGGTACTTATTATCCAAGTAGGAGTGATTGACATCTGACTACTGtaagagatttttttgttttctttacgaGCATTTGGGATCCACCATAGCTCTTATAGCATAATGCACAAATTCACTTGGCCTAttcttttgttcctttttttgaGACATATTTTCAGACAATTCTCGAAGCAGGCGcacagattttaattaaaaattattcaaactaTCCCTATTTCCGTGAgcggcctaggaagcggtggcgagagaTGTAACGCTTACCGGGCGGGCTGGTCCCATGTGATCCAGTAAAGAGAAtcatggaaggatttggggCAGAAGAgggctagattaaaaaaatatattttttagtattccATCAAAACCTGTGGATTACTGAAATACAATTAGGATTTGAATATAACTTGTCTAATCACTAATCACTAATCACTAACTCCATttgacattcaaatatttttgctgaCTTTGTACCAGTAAATATGTAGCCGATATTGTAGAAGAAGAAAAGTTATGTCTATCTGGATTGGTTTTCTGCAAACCGTTGTTTGTTGAGCATCATTGTCCAGTACAGTCCGAGGTCATAGTTCCGACCTCTTTCACTGGGGACGAATCGAGGTCACCTAAATATTTGACTGTGGAATCGTTAAGCTAGAACAATTTTAGGAATTGTTACTAGAAAAGAAATACTTGCAGTTATGATTTGACTAAGTCTTCTTACGGTAACCAAATGGGTACAACCCAGCGTTCGTTAAGccgtattcttattttttatttctttgactcCCTCTTCACTTACTCTTTGTTATGATTTCCACCCAAACTTTCTCCTTATCTATTACGCCAGACCTAGGTACTTGACTAAAACGGTTTAGCTTTTTTGTGTCCAGGAAATATCTTGTTCTCTTTCATTTCAAGAAAATTGATAAGTTCTCTTTGTTTACGTTATGAGATAGTCAATAGTCAGATAAGTAAGATAGATAACCCCCGAATACTCCCTTAACTCCCGTTTGATGTTCATGTTGAACTTAATATCAGATTATCAGTCCTTTGGAAATGTAACACACAACTTTAATGGATACTAATTAATCAATCAAGTATAAAAAGATTGTCAGGtcacacatcatcatcattcatcatctaAGCCTAATAATAAGCagtaatataatacttaaatattaatgtaggtTTTCGAAAGCAGTAAAGATTAACAAGCTTTGCGAATAGAGTAACATACGTAAGCCATCAAAGAGAAAAACAGAACGAATCTATGTAGAAACATTCGTAGTAATTTTATGGCatttatgtcaaaataaaatttctgtaTAAATTGTACTGTatatacatttctttttaaaaaagagTCACTTATactttcttgccggttcttctccataagagtgacactttggaaccgtacaactagagtcatcattctaacgttttgaaagtgcctggaagaCATCCAACttgtaataaatcttttgaattgaaaacaaaaaaaaatgttgtatataTATTTACCATATGTGCTCCATACAGCAGGGCGACAGTGAAGACAAATTCTATGCAGTAGATGGCGACACACACGCCCTCTGGTATCGTGATGCCCACACTAGTGCCGTGGTATAACGCGAACATCTCGAAGCTGGAGTGGACTGCATAGCTGTAGACTCCGATCATGA from the Trichoplusia ni isolate ovarian cell line Hi5 chromosome 20 unlocalized genomic scaffold, tn1 tig00003763_group19, whole genome shotgun sequence genome contains:
- the LOC113506627 gene encoding uncharacterized protein LOC113506627; its protein translation is MIGVYSYAVHSSFEMFALYHGTSVGITIPEGVCVAIYCIEFVFTVALLYGAHMKLMEYVKAYYYFAITTTVAAILIQLIDFAAASTSHLGLYMVFETMPLMLAGACIQLYLIILIRSLLKKMEVSGPQGYENQLQQIVYDGKVETNGVYDSTVVPVEL